A single region of the Methanomassiliicoccales archaeon genome encodes:
- the cobO gene encoding cob(I)yrinic acid a,c-diamide adenosyltransferase: protein MSGLGLVQVYTGGGKGKTTAALGLALRAWGRGLRICIIQFMKHGDDYGEIVALRKLGSIEISQFGRDKLIHKGRHTKEDERLAHEGLEKAREALTSGRYDLVIMDEINVVVDFGILQADEVLEVVRSRAGEVEVVLTGRNAPEEIIQEADLVTEMVMRKHPYDRGVMARQGIEY, encoded by the coding sequence ATGTCAGGCCTCGGTCTCGTTCAGGTCTACACCGGAGGGGGAAAGGGCAAGACGACCGCCGCCCTAGGATTGGCGTTACGAGCCTGGGGGCGGGGTCTTCGAATATGCATCATCCAGTTCATGAAGCACGGCGATGACTATGGGGAGATAGTTGCGCTGCGCAAGCTAGGATCCATCGAAATATCCCAGTTCGGCCGGGACAAGCTGATACACAAGGGCCGGCACACGAAGGAAGACGAGCGCCTGGCCCACGAAGGATTGGAGAAGGCACGCGAAGCGCTCACCTCGGGCAGATACGACCTGGTCATCATGGACGAGATCAACGTGGTGGTAGACTTCGGCATCCTGCAGGCGGACGAGGTGCTGGAGGTAGTGCGCTCTAGGGCCGGAGAGGTGGAGGTCGTGCTCACCGGCCGCAACGCTCCGGAGGAGATCATCCAGGAGGCGGACCTGGTGACGGAAATGGTGATGCGCAAGCACCCCTACGACAGGGGGGTCATGGCCCGGCAGGGCATAGAGTACTGA
- the cyaB gene encoding class IV adenylate cyclase gives MLEIEVKAPVADLAGLEAKLRGMGARDFGTLAQKDVYYAHPTKDFGVTDEALRIRIENDLQMLTYKGPKIDPSSKAREEIEVSVANAKAMAEILERLGFRPVLTVVKRRKVLGLRGISVCLDRVDGLGDFAEFEFEGEELEKGKEEIATLMRELDVRGNERRSYLELLLLRSPVDHQKT, from the coding sequence ATGCTCGAGATCGAAGTCAAGGCCCCGGTCGCTGACCTCGCAGGGCTGGAGGCAAAGCTGAGGGGGATGGGCGCTAGGGACTTCGGGACCTTGGCGCAGAAGGACGTGTACTACGCTCATCCGACCAAAGATTTCGGGGTCACCGACGAGGCCCTGAGGATAAGGATCGAGAATGACCTCCAGATGCTCACCTACAAAGGGCCGAAGATAGACCCATCCTCCAAGGCCCGCGAGGAGATCGAGGTCTCGGTCGCCAACGCCAAGGCCATGGCCGAGATCCTGGAACGACTTGGATTCAGGCCGGTGCTGACCGTGGTCAAGAGACGCAAGGTTCTCGGGCTCAGGGGCATCTCCGTCTGCCTGGACCGCGTCGATGGACTGGGGGATTTCGCGGAATTCGAGTTCGAAGGCGAGGAACTGGAGAAGGGTAAGGAGGAGATCGCCACGCTCATGCGCGAGCTTGACGTGCGCGGGAACGAGCGCCGCTCCTACCTGGAGCTGCTCCTACTGAGATCCCCGGTCGACCATCAGAAGACCTGA